One window from the genome of Desulfobaccales bacterium encodes:
- the mreD gene encoding rod shape-determining protein MreD, which yields MMAPLIAFSLVGLVIFYIQNLVFFPYVHLRLLALLLFYVSLRPSLPLALGLSLVLGLLQDSYTTTPLGLHLGASLMLVAVARLSRRGLLLRQLGFQVLVSLAALLLQEVCLQAGAFILGYQPFFSHDLINVHLMEILGTAALGPLMYLLVQGIENFLRRLGWRPHSEPMPYQPFGD from the coding sequence ATGATGGCGCCTCTCATAGCTTTCAGCCTGGTGGGCCTGGTTATTTTTTATATCCAGAATCTGGTGTTCTTTCCCTATGTGCACCTGCGCCTGCTGGCCCTGCTGCTCTTTTACGTGAGCCTGCGGCCGTCTTTGCCCCTCGCCCTGGGTCTGAGTCTGGTGCTTGGCCTTCTCCAGGATAGTTATACCACTACTCCGCTGGGGCTCCATTTGGGGGCCTCCCTGATGCTGGTGGCCGTGGCCCGGTTGTCCAGGCGCGGCCTGCTCCTGCGCCAACTGGGGTTTCAAGTGCTGGTCAGTCTGGCGGCGCTGTTGCTCCAGGAGGTTTGCCTGCAAGCCGGCGCCTTCATATTGGGGTATCAGCCCTTTTTTTCCCATGATTTGATCAACGTGCACCTGATGGAAATCCTGGGCACTGCGGCCCTGGGACCCTTGATGTATCTGTTGGTGCAGGGGATAGAAAACTTCCTGCGCCGCCTGGGCTGGCGCCCCCACAGTGAACCCATGCCTTATCAGCCCTTTGGGGACTGA
- the mrdA gene encoding penicillin-binding protein 2: protein MPLLDKDRLSGFKLRENTSGGIMDPEEQDRVRRTFSRTALIVLCLFGVLFLRLWFLQLVQGEEMQQRSEHNRIRLQDLPPWRGMILDHNGQVLVANRPSYELVVVLEDVGDIPLLSSRLGQLLRLDPQQLTTQLQNAKKAGLHQARIRADLSFDEMAKVETFQPELPGVMIQIQPKREYRNQGMASHSLGYLGEINDAQIKSGKYPSYKMGDYLGKCGVELAWEKFLRGKRGSRRIEVDAYGRELGQLDSVFPTPGANIHLTLDNRMQREAEACLDGKVGAIVALDPRTGNVLALASSPTYSQEAFERGLSVSEWDRINHDKTHPLENRTIKGQYPPGSTFKIVMAVAGLEENVISPGTIIYCNGKLPLGNHVFHCWLKGGHGGVNLHKALVESCDVYFYEVGLRLGVDRIAKWSRRFGLGEPTGLNLDKESPGLVASQTWKKARFKQGWRDGDTISVAIGQGYNLATPIQMARVTAAIANGGIIYKTHLVEKVESPAGEILYQARPEVQSRLEASPATLEAVRRGLDGVVSESRGTGRSARLASIQVAGKTGTAQVVAIDRDDPKRERGQGMQDHAWFVAYAPADDPKVAVAVLIEHGGHGGSAAGPLASRVIKAGLSEPQVAQTK from the coding sequence ATGCCGCTCCTGGATAAAGACAGGCTTTCAGGCTTTAAGCTCCGGGAAAACACCTCCGGCGGCATAATGGACCCGGAAGAACAGGACCGCGTCCGCCGAACCTTCTCCCGGACCGCCCTCATCGTCCTGTGCCTCTTCGGCGTCCTGTTCTTGCGTCTCTGGTTCCTGCAACTGGTTCAGGGCGAAGAGATGCAGCAGCGTTCGGAGCATAACCGCATCCGCCTTCAGGATCTGCCCCCCTGGCGGGGTATGATTTTGGACCACAACGGCCAGGTGCTGGTGGCCAACCGGCCCAGCTACGAGCTGGTGGTGGTTCTGGAGGATGTGGGAGATATTCCCCTGTTGTCGAGCCGCCTGGGTCAACTGCTGCGCCTGGACCCTCAGCAACTGACGACCCAACTGCAAAACGCCAAAAAGGCGGGCCTCCATCAGGCGCGCATCCGTGCCGATCTCTCCTTTGATGAGATGGCCAAGGTGGAGACCTTTCAACCGGAACTCCCCGGAGTGATGATCCAGATCCAGCCGAAGCGGGAGTACCGTAATCAAGGCATGGCCAGCCACTCCTTGGGCTACCTGGGAGAAATCAACGACGCTCAGATCAAGAGCGGCAAGTATCCCTCTTATAAGATGGGGGATTACTTGGGCAAATGCGGGGTGGAACTGGCCTGGGAAAAGTTCCTCCGAGGCAAGCGGGGTTCTCGCCGCATCGAAGTGGACGCCTATGGCCGGGAATTAGGCCAGTTGGATAGCGTCTTCCCTACTCCCGGGGCCAACATCCATCTTACCCTGGACAATCGGATGCAACGTGAGGCCGAAGCCTGCCTGGACGGTAAGGTGGGAGCCATCGTGGCCCTGGACCCCAGGACCGGCAACGTCCTGGCCCTGGCCTCTTCTCCCACCTATTCCCAGGAAGCCTTCGAGCGGGGCCTTTCCGTCTCCGAATGGGACAGGATCAACCACGATAAGACCCATCCCCTGGAAAACCGTACCATCAAAGGGCAGTATCCCCCGGGTTCCACCTTTAAGATCGTCATGGCCGTGGCGGGCCTGGAAGAAAACGTCATTAGCCCCGGCACCATCATTTACTGCAACGGCAAACTTCCCTTGGGCAATCATGTGTTTCATTGCTGGCTCAAGGGCGGCCACGGCGGCGTCAATCTCCACAAGGCCCTGGTCGAGTCCTGCGACGTCTATTTCTATGAGGTGGGCCTGCGCTTAGGCGTCGACCGCATCGCCAAATGGAGCCGGCGTTTCGGCCTGGGCGAGCCCACCGGTCTCAATCTGGACAAAGAATCACCGGGGCTGGTGGCCTCCCAGACCTGGAAAAAAGCCCGGTTCAAACAGGGTTGGCGCGACGGCGACACCATCTCGGTGGCCATCGGCCAGGGCTACAATCTTGCCACCCCCATCCAGATGGCCCGGGTGACCGCGGCCATCGCCAATGGCGGCATCATTTATAAGACCCATTTGGTAGAGAAAGTGGAAAGTCCGGCCGGGGAGATTCTCTACCAGGCCAGGCCCGAGGTCCAATCCCGCCTGGAGGCGAGCCCCGCCACCCTGGAGGCGGTGCGCCGGGGTCTGGACGGAGTCGTGAGCGAATCCAGAGGCACGGGCAGATCCGCCCGCCTCGCCAGTATCCAGGTGGCCGGCAAGACCGGCACCGCCCAGGTGGTGGCTATCGACCGGGATGATCCCAAGCGCGAGCGAGGCCAGGGCATGCAAGATCACGCCTGGTTCGTGGCCTATGCCCCGGCTGACGACCCCAAGGTGGCCGTGGCAGTTTTAATAGAGCACGGCGGCCACGGCGGCTCTGCGGCCGGCCCCCTGGCCAGCCGGGTCATCAAGGCGGGCCTGTCCGAACCCCAGGTAGCCCAGACGAAATAG
- a CDS encoding diguanylate cyclase, which produces MESSDIDQTREALQKMEQQFSILMNNVPAVLFKGYLDGSIDLYDQKVEAMTGFSQEDFLSHRLKWTDLMLEEDRDPTKAVFIQALKTNKAYVREYRIRGKAGNVTWVHERSHIVCDSHGKVEYVSGLFFDITETKQLEEKLRQTERDFSIVIDNIPAVLFKGYVDGALETLDGKLEAMTGYPKEEFDTRRLKWTDLILEEDLNHTIEEFIHALKTNKSYVREYRIRSQKGNVIWVHERSHIICTADGKVDYVSGLFFDITERKELEAAVAERNTQLREANARLQGWAQELEQRNAEISLLGQMGELLQSCNTTEEAYLVIRQSVQKLFPADSGGVFLFNASRTLVEAATLWGELPPAETVFAPNECWALRRGRAHGLAEMQSGFKCRHVEAQKTAYLCVPLVAQGEAIGVFHVLLGSSDPKQAEAKLNLALRVSDHLGLALAKLKLQETLQNLSVRDPLTGLYNRRYMEESTERELRRAERQGKQVGVLMADIDHFKHFNDTFGHDAGDALLKEVAKVMDQQVRGSDIACRYGGEEFTIIMTDVSPAITQQRAEQLREAVRNLKIYYGDRVLDSVTLSLGVAIFPEHGNTNRALLQAADVALYQAKQSGRDRVCLAGKH; this is translated from the coding sequence ATGGAATCTTCCGATATCGACCAAACCCGGGAGGCTTTGCAGAAAATGGAGCAGCAATTCAGCATCTTGATGAATAATGTTCCGGCTGTGCTTTTTAAGGGATATCTGGACGGCTCGATTGATCTCTATGATCAAAAAGTTGAGGCCATGACGGGGTTCTCCCAGGAAGATTTCCTGTCCCACCGGTTGAAATGGACCGACCTGATGCTTGAAGAAGATCGAGACCCCACCAAAGCGGTCTTTATTCAAGCCCTGAAGACCAACAAGGCTTACGTCCGGGAGTACAGGATCAGGGGGAAAGCAGGCAACGTCACCTGGGTCCATGAGCGCAGCCATATTGTTTGCGATTCGCACGGGAAAGTGGAATATGTCAGCGGCCTGTTCTTCGACATCACCGAGACCAAGCAACTCGAAGAAAAACTGCGACAGACTGAACGGGATTTCAGTATCGTCATCGACAACATTCCCGCGGTCTTATTTAAAGGATATGTGGACGGCGCTCTGGAAACTTTGGATGGCAAACTCGAAGCCATGACCGGCTACCCCAAGGAAGAGTTTGACACTCGGCGGCTTAAATGGACTGACCTGATTCTTGAGGAAGATCTTAACCACACCATAGAAGAATTTATTCATGCTTTGAAGACTAATAAGTCATATGTCAGGGAATATCGGATCAGATCCCAAAAAGGGAACGTAATCTGGGTCCACGAGCGCAGCCACATTATCTGCACCGCGGATGGCAAAGTGGATTACGTCAGCGGGCTTTTCTTTGACATTACCGAGCGCAAGGAACTGGAGGCCGCAGTGGCAGAACGAAATACTCAATTGCGGGAGGCCAATGCGCGGTTGCAGGGCTGGGCCCAGGAACTGGAACAACGCAATGCTGAAATCAGCCTTCTCGGCCAGATGGGTGAACTGTTGCAAAGCTGTAATACCACCGAGGAAGCCTATCTCGTCATCCGGCAGTCAGTCCAGAAGTTGTTCCCAGCTGACTCCGGGGGTGTGTTTCTGTTCAATGCCTCACGCACTTTGGTGGAGGCCGCCACCCTTTGGGGAGAACTTCCCCCAGCGGAGACGGTGTTCGCCCCCAACGAGTGCTGGGCGCTGCGCCGCGGCCGGGCTCATGGATTGGCCGAAATGCAGTCTGGGTTTAAGTGCCGGCATGTGGAAGCGCAGAAGACGGCCTACCTCTGTGTGCCCTTGGTGGCCCAGGGAGAAGCCATCGGCGTATTCCATGTCCTTCTCGGGTCTTCTGATCCAAAACAGGCAGAAGCCAAACTAAACTTAGCCCTGAGGGTCTCCGACCACTTGGGCTTGGCCCTGGCCAAGCTGAAATTGCAGGAAACTCTGCAAAATCTCTCGGTCCGTGACCCCCTCACCGGCTTGTACAATCGTCGCTATATGGAGGAATCCACGGAACGGGAACTGCGCCGGGCTGAACGCCAGGGGAAGCAAGTTGGGGTCCTCATGGCCGATATTGACCATTTCAAACATTTTAACGACACCTTTGGCCATGACGCGGGAGACGCCTTATTAAAGGAGGTTGCCAAAGTCATGGACCAGCAGGTGAGGGGTAGTGATATCGCCTGCCGCTACGGGGGTGAAGAGTTTACCATTATCATGACGGATGTCTCCCCAGCCATAACGCAGCAACGCGCTGAACAATTGCGGGAAGCAGTCCGAAATCTGAAAATATATTACGGGGACCGCGTCCTGGATTCCGTTACCCTGTCCTTGGGAGTGGCAATCTTCCCGGAGCATGGCAATACAAATAGAGCCCTTCTGCAGGCCGCAGATGTGGCTTTGTACCAGGCCAAGCAGTCCGGGAGAGACCGGGTCTGTCTGGCTGGGAAGCATTAA
- a CDS encoding protein-L-isoaspartate(D-aspartate) O-methyltransferase codes for MTEDNFNVERQRMVERQIAARGVSDPRVLAAMGKVPRHRFIPSHLWDQAYQDYPLPIGEDQTISQPYIVALMTEMLELKATDRVLEIGSGSGYQAAILAELAAQVFTIDRMAVLLARAEQILTSLGYTNIKTRVGDGTLGWPEEMPFDAVIVTAGAPQVPRPLTEQLALGGRLVIPVGDTWSQTLTVVRKTTEGLKFEYHGGCRFVKLIGKYGWEEGTWT; via the coding sequence ATGACCGAAGATAACTTTAACGTCGAGCGCCAGCGGATGGTGGAGAGGCAGATCGCGGCCCGGGGGGTATCCGACCCCAGGGTGCTGGCGGCCATGGGCAAGGTGCCCCGGCACCGCTTCATCCCTTCGCATCTGTGGGACCAGGCCTACCAAGATTATCCCCTGCCTATTGGGGAAGACCAGACCATCTCCCAGCCCTACATTGTGGCCCTGATGACCGAGATGCTGGAGTTAAAGGCAACGGACCGGGTGCTGGAAATCGGCTCCGGCTCGGGCTACCAGGCGGCTATCCTGGCCGAGCTGGCGGCTCAGGTCTTTACCATCGACCGGATGGCCGTGCTGCTCGCCAGGGCAGAGCAGATTCTGACGTCGCTGGGATATACCAATATCAAGACCCGGGTGGGTGACGGCACCCTGGGCTGGCCCGAGGAGATGCCCTTTGACGCCGTCATCGTCACCGCGGGCGCCCCCCAGGTGCCCCGGCCCCTGACCGAGCAACTTGCTCTGGGGGGGCGGCTGGTGATTCCCGTGGGGGACACCTGGTCCCAGACGCTGACCGTCGTCCGCAAAACCACAGAAGGACTGAAATTTGAATACCACGGCGGCTGCCGCTTCGTGAAGCTCATCGGCAAGTACGGCTGGGAAGAGGGCACCTGGACCTGA
- a CDS encoding UPF0280 family protein: MTTLGYEPRTYRTRMARSGLTGFRVVVKETDLWVLASRDFTQEVRELVIQERHQLETYIARYPGFLTSLVPWPPDPFAPPVAREMIEAAAAVQVGPMAAVAGALAARVGHHLSALSPEVIVENGGDIYLSITRPATVALFAGKSPLSRRVGLNLDPALSPLGVCTSSATVGHSLSFGRADAACVLAISPALADAAATALGNRVQGPDTIASALEWIASQPEILGAVVVVGEKLGAWGRVELVPLT; encoded by the coding sequence ATGACTACTTTAGGCTACGAACCCCGCACCTATCGCACCCGCATGGCCCGCTCCGGTCTGACGGGCTTTCGCGTGGTGGTGAAAGAGACTGACCTCTGGGTGTTGGCCAGCCGGGACTTTACCCAAGAGGTCCGGGAACTGGTTATCCAGGAACGCCATCAGTTGGAGACCTACATTGCGAGGTACCCCGGTTTTCTCACCAGCCTCGTTCCCTGGCCCCCGGACCCTTTTGCCCCGCCGGTGGCCCGGGAGATGATCGAGGCGGCCGCGGCCGTGCAGGTGGGTCCTATGGCCGCGGTGGCCGGCGCCTTGGCAGCCCGGGTCGGACACCACCTGTCTGCGTTGAGCCCCGAAGTGATCGTGGAAAATGGCGGCGATATTTATCTCTCTATCACCCGGCCCGCTACGGTGGCCCTGTTTGCCGGCAAGTCACCCTTGAGCCGCCGGGTGGGGCTCAACCTTGATCCCGCCCTCAGTCCCTTGGGGGTATGCACTTCCTCCGCCACCGTGGGGCATTCCTTGAGCTTCGGCCGGGCGGATGCCGCCTGTGTCCTGGCCATAAGCCCAGCCCTGGCCGATGCCGCAGCTACCGCGCTGGGCAATCGGGTCCAGGGTCCCGATACCATTGCCTCAGCCCTGGAGTGGATTGCCAGCCAGCCTGAGATCCTGGGAGCGGTGGTGGTCGTAGGTGAGAAGCTGGGGGCCTGGGGCCGGGTGGAACTGGTGCCCTTGACGTAA
- a CDS encoding poly(R)-hydroxyalkanoic acid synthase subunit PhaE, which produces MAQEFSRTTGSEPLLAAWIKWTMDFWDTMAQMGPGLDRVSEADGGSPPGDAWLSSLHLWQAFFSLLTEPGTVAAVFQGIRAPAEIVLRMAQAGWGGYFQLHRQWLEGWAGNGTPGETDDFAGLEREIFKICTDLYESDFRRLLNMPHLRLTGLTQERLNQATDKFNQFQAAMGEFISMLYLPVKKSLRAMTGVGGMGREENPPEDFKEYYKGWLKILEGHYMTLFQSAEYARTLVQTLTALQDFTMAKDALMAEAMEALSLPSRRDLDDLYREMYILKKSLKEISKKLDRTEPSQEPC; this is translated from the coding sequence ATGGCGCAGGAGTTTTCCAGAACAACAGGGTCGGAACCCTTGCTGGCCGCCTGGATCAAATGGACCATGGATTTTTGGGATACCATGGCCCAAATGGGGCCTGGGCTGGATAGAGTATCCGAAGCCGATGGCGGCAGCCCCCCGGGTGATGCCTGGCTGTCGTCCTTGCACCTGTGGCAGGCTTTTTTTTCGTTGTTAACGGAACCGGGAACCGTGGCTGCGGTTTTTCAAGGTATCAGGGCGCCCGCGGAGATTGTTTTGAGGATGGCTCAGGCGGGTTGGGGAGGCTATTTTCAGCTTCACCGGCAATGGCTGGAGGGCTGGGCGGGCAACGGAACTCCGGGCGAGACCGACGATTTTGCAGGGCTGGAAAGGGAAATCTTCAAAATCTGCACTGATCTCTATGAAAGTGACTTCCGCCGACTTTTGAACATGCCCCATCTGCGCCTGACCGGTCTGACCCAGGAACGCCTCAACCAGGCCACTGACAAATTCAACCAATTTCAGGCCGCCATGGGCGAATTCATCTCTATGCTGTACCTGCCGGTAAAAAAATCCCTGCGGGCCATGACGGGAGTGGGGGGCATGGGCAGGGAGGAAAACCCCCCGGAAGATTTTAAGGAGTATTACAAGGGGTGGCTGAAAATTCTGGAAGGGCATTACATGACGCTGTTCCAGTCGGCGGAGTATGCCCGGACCCTGGTTCAGACCCTTACTGCCTTGCAAGATTTCACCATGGCAAAAGACGCGCTCATGGCCGAGGCTATGGAAGCCCTGTCGCTGCCCAGCCGCCGGGACCTGGATGACCTCTACCGGGAAATGTATATTTTGAAGAAAAGCCTGAAAGAGATTTCCAAAAAATTAGACCGGACCGAGCCGTCCCAGGAGCCGTGCTGA
- the phaC gene encoding class III poly(R)-hydroxyalkanoic acid synthase subunit PhaC encodes MDRPKIPVNLILASLAADAEEAKHRLEKAKDVLLGPLDTDIGATPYDLVYQEDRVRLKYYRPETARLKTPLLLVHGLFNRETLLDLQPDRSIVLKLLQEGLEVYVVDWGSPTRRDQFLTLDDHINGYLDNIVDFIRHRHGVPKVSLMGVCLGGTFAVIYAALHPEKIRNLITTAAPTHFDTPKGLLHIWLKEIDVDRLVDAFGNLPGNLVNTAFLLMNPPRLFLDKYLGFLENMDSKEFVENFIRMEKWIFDSPDVPGETVRQLLKDLYQDNRLVHNQMELEGRRVDLSQITMPLLNIYGRYDHLVPPEACEVLTKSVGSRDCQDICLDTGHIGIYVSARFQKEIVPTIAAWLREREG; translated from the coding sequence ATGGACCGGCCCAAGATCCCGGTGAACCTTATCCTGGCCAGCCTGGCTGCGGACGCTGAAGAAGCCAAGCATCGCCTGGAAAAGGCCAAGGATGTTTTGCTCGGTCCCCTGGACACGGACATCGGCGCCACCCCCTATGATCTGGTCTACCAGGAAGACCGGGTCAGGCTGAAATATTACCGGCCTGAAACGGCCCGCCTGAAGACTCCGTTACTGCTGGTGCACGGCCTGTTCAACCGGGAAACCCTCCTGGATCTGCAACCTGATCGCAGCATTGTCTTAAAGCTCCTCCAAGAGGGTCTGGAGGTCTATGTCGTCGACTGGGGCTCGCCGACGCGCCGGGACCAGTTTCTCACCCTGGATGACCATATCAACGGCTATCTGGATAACATCGTAGATTTTATCCGCCACCGCCATGGGGTCCCTAAGGTGAGTCTCATGGGGGTGTGTCTGGGGGGCACGTTTGCGGTGATCTACGCCGCGCTGCATCCGGAGAAGATCAGGAACTTGATTACTACCGCAGCTCCCACCCACTTTGATACACCCAAGGGGCTGTTGCACATCTGGCTCAAGGAAATCGACGTCGACCGGCTCGTGGATGCCTTCGGCAACCTGCCCGGCAACCTGGTGAACACCGCCTTCCTGCTCATGAATCCGCCCCGGCTCTTTTTGGATAAGTATCTTGGCTTTCTTGAAAATATGGATAGCAAAGAGTTCGTCGAAAACTTTATCCGCATGGAAAAATGGATCTTCGACAGCCCGGACGTGCCGGGGGAGACCGTGCGGCAGTTGCTCAAGGACCTGTATCAGGACAACCGGCTGGTGCACAATCAGATGGAGTTGGAGGGGCGCCGGGTCGATCTCAGTCAGATCACCATGCCCCTGCTCAACATCTATGGCCGGTACGACCACCTGGTGCCGCCGGAGGCCTGCGAAGTCTTGACGAAAAGCGTGGGGAGCCGGGATTGCCAGGATATCTGTCTGGATACCGGGCATATCGGTATTTATGTTAGCGCCCGATTTCAAAAGGAGATCGTCCCCACGATTGCCGCCTGGCTTCGGGAAAGGGAAGGTTAA
- a CDS encoding GAF domain-containing protein codes for MPVRIDYFKKLCELCKTFGTARNRQELLEMIFISAMDILEGKAACLYLTEIGKQGLIPIAQKGLSESYFRSKKSMLVQKIVPLVLKQGFFYCRDAATDSKLEYPDAKKAEGIASILAVPVMVKGKNKGVFCLFTASPREFAPEEKEFVTLLAQQAGGVMEHARLIDHLRRETQLFFDLAVNLSSSLEVKEILRSLTTDLAQALGVKGVSIRLLDEPRKTLELVASYGLTKKYLQKGPISAQDSIPQALKGNKPVIILNAATDKRVQYRLMNQEEGIVTILAAPIKTKEHVIGVLRLYSKVARHFTPEEIKLVTALAYLGGLAIQNASLYLMCQTDMKDLKEELWSHRSWF; via the coding sequence ATGCCCGTAAGAATCGATTATTTCAAAAAGTTGTGTGAGCTCTGCAAGACTTTTGGCACGGCCCGTAACCGCCAGGAACTCTTGGAGATGATCTTTATCAGCGCCATGGACATCCTGGAGGGCAAGGCGGCCTGCCTGTATCTGACGGAAATCGGCAAGCAGGGCCTGATTCCCATAGCTCAGAAAGGCTTGTCCGAAAGTTACTTCCGCTCCAAGAAATCCATGCTGGTCCAGAAGATCGTGCCCCTGGTATTGAAGCAAGGCTTTTTTTACTGCCGTGACGCGGCCACTGACTCCAAACTGGAATATCCCGATGCCAAAAAGGCCGAGGGCATCGCCTCCATCCTGGCGGTGCCGGTGATGGTCAAGGGAAAAAACAAGGGGGTTTTTTGCCTGTTTACCGCGTCTCCCCGGGAGTTTGCCCCGGAGGAAAAAGAGTTTGTCACCTTACTGGCCCAACAAGCCGGCGGGGTTATGGAGCATGCCCGCCTCATCGACCACCTGCGCCGGGAGACCCAGCTCTTTTTCGATCTGGCCGTCAACCTCAGCAGCAGCCTGGAAGTAAAAGAGATCCTGCGCTCCCTGACCACCGATCTCGCCCAGGCCCTGGGTGTCAAAGGTGTTTCCATCCGCCTTTTGGATGAGCCTAGGAAAACTTTGGAATTGGTCGCTTCCTATGGATTAACCAAGAAGTACCTGCAAAAGGGGCCGATATCGGCTCAGGATAGCATCCCCCAGGCCCTGAAGGGCAACAAACCCGTCATCATCTTAAACGCCGCCACGGACAAACGGGTGCAGTACCGATTGATGAACCAGGAAGAAGGGATCGTGACGATTCTGGCGGCGCCCATCAAGACCAAGGAGCACGTTATCGGGGTATTGCGTCTTTACAGCAAGGTAGCGCGGCATTTCACCCCCGAGGAAATCAAGCTGGTCACCGCGCTAGCGTACCTGGGCGGCCTGGCGATCCAGAATGCCTCACTGTATCTGATGTGCCAGACTGATATGAAGGACTTAAAAGAAGAGTTGTGGAGCCACCGGTCTTGGTTTTAG
- a CDS encoding CBS and ACT domain-containing protein, which yields MPVQDWMSKDLVTIDEGTSIMKASKVMKQNDIQHLPVLSKGTLVGMISDRDLKEATPSKATTLDIHEMYYLLDKIVVKSLMSKRLFTITPGDTVEKAAAIMLKNHISALPVVDAKGALAGILTKGDVFRAFVSISGIYQGPLAMGLELPDQPGYIKQVTDVIREHGGRIASIMTRYEGAPEGFKRVYIRAKEVKDEKALQKDLESKHKMLYYFNEKVD from the coding sequence ATGCCGGTGCAGGATTGGATGAGCAAAGACTTGGTCACCATCGATGAGGGTACTTCCATCATGAAGGCCTCCAAGGTGATGAAGCAAAATGATATTCAGCACTTGCCGGTTTTGAGCAAGGGGACTCTCGTGGGCATGATTTCCGACCGGGACTTGAAAGAGGCCACGCCCTCCAAGGCCACCACCTTGGATATCCACGAAATGTATTATCTCTTGGATAAAATAGTGGTTAAGAGCCTCATGTCCAAAAGGCTCTTTACCATTACTCCCGGGGATACCGTCGAGAAAGCCGCGGCGATCATGCTCAAGAACCATATCTCGGCGCTGCCGGTGGTGGATGCCAAAGGCGCTTTGGCGGGAATCCTCACCAAAGGCGATGTCTTTCGGGCCTTTGTCTCCATTTCGGGGATTTACCAGGGCCCCCTGGCCATGGGGCTCGAATTGCCCGACCAGCCGGGGTACATAAAGCAGGTCACCGATGTAATCCGGGAACACGGCGGGCGGATCGCCAGTATCATGACGCGCTATGAAGGAGCCCCGGAAGGCTTCAAGCGCGTCTATATCCGAGCCAAAGAGGTCAAAGATGAAAAAGCCCTCCAGAAAGACCTGGAGAGCAAGCACAAGATGCTCTACTACTTCAACGAGAAAGTCGATTAG
- a CDS encoding ABC transporter ATP-binding protein, protein MAILEVSNLASGYEGIQILWGVNLKLEPGKLTTLVGSNGVGKTTLLKTVMGLMRPLSGTVFFQGQDVTNMSAHARAKAGMALVPEGRQLFTEMTIYENLEMGAFSPRGRATFNQNLEKVYELFPRLKERARQKAGTLSGGEQQMVAVGRGLMAEPEVLILDELSLGLSPLLALTLFEALTRLKKTGLTMLLVEQNVNMALAVSDYAYVLAEGKVHLEGPARELSKNDEVRRTYLGI, encoded by the coding sequence ATGGCGATCTTAGAAGTGAGCAACCTGGCCTCGGGCTACGAAGGCATCCAGATCCTCTGGGGGGTCAACCTCAAGCTGGAACCGGGCAAGCTCACCACCCTGGTGGGCAGTAACGGCGTGGGCAAGACCACTTTGTTAAAAACCGTCATGGGGCTGATGCGGCCCCTTTCGGGGACGGTATTCTTCCAGGGTCAGGATGTCACCAATATGTCCGCCCATGCCCGGGCTAAGGCCGGCATGGCGCTGGTGCCTGAAGGCCGCCAGTTGTTCACCGAAATGACCATCTATGAAAACCTGGAAATGGGGGCCTTCTCGCCCCGGGGCCGGGCCACGTTTAATCAAAACCTGGAAAAGGTCTACGAACTCTTTCCCCGCCTCAAGGAACGGGCCCGCCAAAAGGCCGGCACCTTGAGCGGCGGCGAACAGCAGATGGTGGCAGTGGGCCGGGGCCTGATGGCCGAACCCGAAGTCCTCATTCTGGACGAACTCTCGCTGGGGCTTTCGCCCCTGTTGGCCCTCACCCTGTTTGAGGCCCTGACGCGCCTCAAGAAAACCGGCCTGACTATGCTCCTGGTGGAGCAAAACGTCAACATGGCCCTGGCCGTCAGTGATTATGCCTATGTCCTGGCCGAAGGCAAGGTGCACCTGGAAGGCCCGGCCCGGGAACTCAGCAAAAACGACGAAGTGCGCCGCACCTATTTAGGAATTTAA